One window from the genome of Bradyrhizobium xenonodulans encodes:
- a CDS encoding GNAT family N-acetyltransferase produces the protein MFSIHVDDLTSEPTRRLLALHLAGMHASSPPGSVFALDLSGLTAPGVTVWSVREGSEVVGIGALKEFGDGSAEVKSMRTHPDHLRRGVAALLLDHIAREARARGLKRLSLETGSGPAFEPALALYRKYGFVNGDAFADYRPSAFNQFLHLKLPA, from the coding sequence ATGTTCTCAATCCACGTCGACGACCTCACCTCTGAGCCGACCCGCCGCCTGCTCGCGCTGCACCTCGCCGGCATGCACGCGAGCTCGCCGCCCGGCAGCGTGTTCGCGCTCGACCTCTCCGGGCTCACCGCGCCCGGCGTCACCGTCTGGTCGGTTCGCGAGGGAAGCGAGGTGGTCGGCATCGGCGCGCTGAAGGAGTTCGGCGACGGCAGCGCGGAGGTGAAGTCGATGCGGACCCATCCCGATCATCTGCGTCGCGGCGTCGCGGCGCTGCTGCTGGACCACATCGCGCGCGAGGCCCGCGCGCGCGGCCTGAAGCGCCTCAGTCTCGAGACCGGAAGCGGACCTGCGTTCGAGCCGGCGCTGGCGCTGTATCGCAAATATGGCTTCGTGAACGGCGACGCCTTCGCCGACTACCGGCCGAGTGCCTTCAACCAGTTTCTGCACCTGAAGCTCCCGGCTTGA
- a CDS encoding c-type cytochrome: protein MHWRETCGIAAAIVLCAFASEALAQSPYGIGRPATAAEIAGWNIDIGRDGSNLPKGSGSVSHGREVFAQQCASCHGDKGEGGLGDRLAGGQGTIGTPKPIRTVGSYWPYAPTLFDYIRRAMPQNAPQSLSDEDVYAVSAFVLNLNGLVGADATLDATSLAAVKMPNRDRFVGDARPDVKK, encoded by the coding sequence ATGCACTGGCGTGAGACTTGTGGCATCGCTGCCGCAATCGTGCTCTGTGCCTTCGCAAGCGAAGCGCTGGCACAAAGCCCGTATGGCATCGGTCGCCCGGCGACGGCTGCGGAGATCGCGGGCTGGAATATCGATATCGGACGCGACGGCAGCAATCTGCCGAAGGGAAGCGGCTCGGTCAGCCACGGGCGCGAGGTGTTTGCGCAGCAATGCGCCTCATGCCATGGCGACAAAGGCGAGGGCGGACTGGGCGATCGGCTCGCCGGAGGTCAGGGCACGATCGGGACGCCAAAGCCGATCCGCACCGTCGGCAGCTATTGGCCTTATGCGCCCACGTTGTTCGATTATATCCGCCGCGCCATGCCGCAGAACGCGCCGCAGTCGCTGAGCGACGAGGACGTGTATGCGGTGTCCGCGTTTGTTTTGAACCTGAACGGGCTGGTGGGAGCGGATGCGACGCTCGATGCAACATCGCTTGCCGCCGTCAAAATGCCGAACCGCGACAGATTCGTCGGCGACGCGCGGCCGGATGTGAAAAAGTGA
- a CDS encoding NRAMP family divalent metal transporter, with protein MLLKRLGPGLITGAADDDPSGIATYSQAGAQFGYGLLWTVFLTLPFMIAIQLVSGQIGRVTGKGLAANVVQLAPRWIVLGLVSLLVIANTINIAADIAAMAEALSLVIGGLNHEHALIFAAGSTLLQVFVPYRRYSPVLKFLTLALFAYVATAFTVKIPWSTALLAAVWPKANISAEYFLMVVAVLGTTISPYLFFWQASQEVEEMNQGKRDRPLRDLPSGGDPEIARIRFDTIVGMLLSNCIAFFIILTTASVLNANGVTKINSATEAAEALRPLAGDFTFALFAIGIIGTGLLAIPVLAGSAAYGVAEIFGWRATLEAKPEKAVGFYTIIAAATIIGFGLGFTGIDSIHMLVWSAVLNGIVAVPIMAMMMLIVSSRAIMGRFKARPWLVALGWLGTALMALAVLALLGSSLIG; from the coding sequence ATGCTGCTCAAGCGGCTCGGCCCCGGCCTCATCACTGGAGCTGCCGACGACGATCCGTCGGGCATCGCGACCTATTCGCAGGCCGGCGCGCAATTCGGCTACGGGCTGCTCTGGACCGTGTTTCTGACCCTGCCGTTCATGATCGCGATTCAGCTCGTCAGCGGGCAGATCGGCCGGGTCACCGGCAAAGGTCTCGCCGCCAACGTCGTGCAACTCGCGCCGCGCTGGATCGTGCTGGGGCTCGTCTCGCTGCTCGTCATCGCCAACACCATCAACATCGCCGCCGACATCGCCGCGATGGCGGAGGCGCTCTCGCTGGTCATCGGCGGGCTCAATCACGAGCACGCGCTGATCTTCGCGGCCGGCTCGACGCTGCTCCAGGTGTTCGTGCCCTATCGCCGCTATTCGCCGGTGCTGAAATTCCTGACGCTGGCGCTGTTCGCCTATGTCGCCACCGCCTTCACGGTGAAGATCCCCTGGAGCACCGCGCTGCTCGCCGCGGTCTGGCCGAAGGCGAACATCAGCGCCGAGTATTTCCTGATGGTCGTCGCCGTACTCGGCACCACCATCAGCCCCTATCTGTTCTTCTGGCAGGCCTCGCAGGAAGTCGAGGAGATGAACCAGGGCAAGCGCGACAGGCCGTTGCGCGACCTTCCGAGCGGCGGCGACCCTGAAATCGCGCGCATCCGCTTCGACACCATCGTCGGCATGCTGCTCTCCAACTGCATCGCCTTCTTCATCATCCTGACCACGGCGTCCGTGCTGAACGCCAATGGCGTCACGAAGATCAACTCGGCAACCGAAGCCGCCGAAGCGCTGCGCCCGCTCGCCGGCGACTTCACCTTCGCGCTGTTCGCGATCGGCATCATCGGCACCGGCCTGCTGGCGATCCCGGTGCTGGCGGGCTCGGCGGCTTACGGCGTCGCGGAGATCTTCGGCTGGCGCGCCACGCTGGAGGCGAAGCCGGAGAAAGCGGTCGGCTTCTATACGATCATTGCGGCCGCCACCATCATCGGCTTCGGCCTCGGCTTCACCGGTATCGACTCGATCCACATGCTGGTATGGAGCGCAGTGCTCAACGGCATCGTTGCCGTGCCGATCATGGCGATGATGATGCTGATCGTCTCGAGCCGCGCGATCATGGGCCGCTTCAAGGCCCGGCCATGGCTGGTCGCACTGGGCTGGCTCGGCACCGCGCTCATGGCGCTGGCCGTCCTCGCCCTGCTCGGCTCCTCATTGATCGGCTGA
- a CDS encoding imm11 family protein — MAASGNERRKKKAPKLYRVGLDFRIHKPPGWEMENLVALGAGRVPLHSPRGKRSFPPLAETPRLLIDKSLGRPPVDWELFHDFWLVSDRMKNVLEAVDRDGVAFLRCETRSLSGGAPVYWLCDIVRQLDVIDEEKSNVVILDDGTDFRRYDNMATSSFVFREEAIGSAHIFRARFLNRVVCDQAMKDACKAAGLRGLRFGNPYVNWG, encoded by the coding sequence ATGGCCGCGTCCGGTAATGAAAGGCGAAAGAAAAAGGCGCCGAAACTCTACAGAGTCGGACTGGATTTCAGAATTCACAAGCCCCCCGGTTGGGAAATGGAGAATCTGGTCGCCCTTGGCGCCGGCCGGGTCCCCCTCCATTCACCACGGGGCAAGCGAAGCTTTCCTCCGCTCGCCGAAACGCCACGGTTGCTGATCGACAAATCTCTCGGGCGGCCGCCGGTCGATTGGGAGCTGTTTCACGACTTTTGGCTCGTGTCTGATCGGATGAAGAACGTTCTGGAGGCCGTCGATAGAGACGGTGTGGCGTTCCTGAGGTGCGAAACGCGGTCACTGAGTGGGGGTGCACCTGTTTACTGGCTTTGCGACATCGTGCGCCAGCTCGATGTCATCGACGAGGAAAAGTCGAACGTCGTAATCCTGGATGATGGGACAGATTTCAGGCGGTACGATAACATGGCGACTTCCAGCTTCGTCTTTCGAGAAGAGGCCATCGGTTCGGCTCATATTTTCCGAGCCCGCTTTTTAAATCGAGTTGTTTGCGATCAAGCAATGAAGGACGCCTGTAAGGCTGCCGGGCTGAGAGGTTTGAGATTCGGAAATCCCTACGTCAATTGGGGGTGA
- a CDS encoding DUF3606 domain-containing protein yields MDNLTKREQPDRSKINMHEAFEVKYWTHALGVTKEELQKAVDKVGNSAAAVRKELSA; encoded by the coding sequence ATGGACAATCTGACGAAGCGCGAGCAGCCGGACCGCAGCAAGATCAACATGCACGAGGCCTTCGAGGTCAAGTACTGGACGCACGCGCTCGGCGTAACGAAGGAGGAGCTGCAGAAGGCCGTCGACAAGGTCGGCAATTCGGCCGCGGCCGTCCGCAAGGAATTGTCGGCATAG
- a CDS encoding phytanoyl-CoA dioxygenase family protein, whose protein sequence is MNLGPKPTKVDPLNTELAAALDRDGYLLLRGAVPAAWRDALRTAFDAGVGTGDQWAAPRGAGWRHALVDLDPTVQRTCRLPLLLAATARMLGGPFFFAQVEGREPLKDGGHQPLHRDGAGTKAVSALVFLDPYGPTNGATRVVPRHLDQGFADREPAETLSLITAGEAGDILVFDADLPHGATCNRSGARRRSLLLSFMQEGNRATMEACRAIRNVRMDISETFIPRTAGGARMSVGFPTWN, encoded by the coding sequence ATGAACCTCGGCCCGAAGCCCACCAAGGTCGATCCTCTGAACACGGAGCTAGCTGCCGCCCTCGACCGCGACGGCTACCTGCTGCTGCGGGGCGCCGTCCCCGCGGCATGGCGCGATGCGTTGCGCACCGCGTTCGATGCGGGCGTGGGGACCGGCGACCAATGGGCCGCACCGCGAGGCGCCGGGTGGCGCCATGCGCTCGTCGATCTCGATCCGACGGTGCAGCGGACCTGCCGCCTGCCGTTGCTGCTGGCGGCGACGGCGCGGATGCTGGGCGGCCCGTTCTTTTTCGCCCAGGTGGAGGGCCGCGAACCGCTGAAGGACGGCGGCCATCAGCCTCTGCACCGCGACGGCGCGGGCACGAAAGCCGTCTCCGCGCTGGTCTTCCTCGATCCTTACGGGCCGACCAATGGCGCAACGCGCGTCGTGCCGCGTCATCTCGATCAAGGCTTTGCCGATCGCGAGCCGGCCGAGACGTTGTCCCTGATCACGGCCGGTGAGGCCGGAGACATCCTGGTGTTCGACGCCGACCTGCCGCATGGCGCGACTTGCAACCGCTCCGGTGCGCGGCGGCGCTCGCTGCTGCTGAGCTTCATGCAGGAAGGCAACCGGGCGACCATGGAGGCCTGTCGCGCCATTCGCAACGTGCGCATGGATATCAGCGAGACGTTCATCCCCCGAACGGCTGGGGGAGCTCGGATGTCCGTCGGGTTTCCAACCTGGAACTAA
- a CDS encoding FAD-dependent monooxygenase — protein MPVLLPTSRSHQQARRAGASNAAMTDQSVVIAGGGPTGLMLAAELALANVDVALVERRANQELVETRAGGLHARTIEILDQRGVADRFLREGQIAQLAGFAWTRLDISDLPTRHPYGLALRQNHIERILAGWVEELAVPVHRSSEVTGFAQDETGVDVTLSGGETLRANYLVGCDGGRSLVRKAAGIDFAGFEPTLSNLMAEVEMRDEPVFGLRHDALGFHGLSKTESGRVLVVVTEATLAREGAPTLHDLSDALVAVYGTDFGVQNSAWISRFTDAARQAVSYRRGRVLLAGDAAHIHHSVGGQGLNTGVQDAVNLGWKLAQVVKGVSPESLLDTYHSERHPVAARVLRNTMAQIALLRRGDDGLKAARDSVAELLALDAPRQRFGAMMSGLDIRYDLGEGHALLGRRMPDLDVMVEGQKLKLFTLLHGARGVLLNFGKAGSIDVTPWADRIGIVDAACDEAWALPAIGDVAAPGAVLVRPDGHVAWVGDESQHGLEDALTRWFGPAAA, from the coding sequence ATGCCTGTATTGCTTCCGACGTCCCGTTCGCATCAGCAGGCTCGTCGCGCCGGCGCGAGCAACGCGGCGATGACCGATCAGTCCGTCGTGATCGCCGGCGGCGGTCCGACCGGCCTGATGCTTGCCGCCGAGCTGGCGCTCGCCAATGTCGACGTCGCCCTGGTCGAGCGCCGCGCCAACCAGGAGCTGGTCGAGACGCGCGCCGGCGGGTTGCACGCGCGGACCATCGAGATCCTCGATCAGCGCGGCGTCGCGGATCGCTTCCTGCGCGAAGGACAAATCGCCCAGCTTGCAGGCTTCGCCTGGACGCGGCTCGACATCAGCGACCTCCCGACCCGGCACCCCTACGGATTGGCGCTGCGGCAAAACCATATCGAGCGCATTCTGGCCGGCTGGGTCGAGGAGCTCGCGGTGCCGGTCCATCGGAGTTCCGAGGTCACGGGCTTCGCACAGGACGAGACCGGCGTCGACGTGACGCTGTCGGGCGGCGAGACGTTGCGCGCCAATTATCTGGTCGGCTGCGACGGCGGCCGCAGCCTGGTGCGCAAGGCCGCGGGCATCGACTTCGCCGGCTTCGAGCCGACGCTGAGCAACCTCATGGCCGAGGTCGAGATGCGCGATGAGCCGGTCTTCGGTCTGCGCCACGACGCGCTCGGCTTTCACGGCCTCAGCAAGACCGAGAGCGGACGCGTGCTGGTGGTCGTGACGGAAGCAACGCTCGCGCGCGAGGGCGCACCGACCTTGCATGATCTCAGCGACGCGCTCGTCGCGGTCTACGGCACCGACTTCGGTGTGCAAAACTCCGCCTGGATCTCCCGCTTCACCGATGCGGCACGGCAGGCGGTCTCCTATCGCAGGGGACGCGTGCTGCTCGCCGGCGATGCCGCGCATATCCATCACTCCGTCGGCGGGCAAGGCCTCAACACCGGCGTGCAGGACGCCGTCAATCTCGGCTGGAAGCTGGCGCAGGTGGTCAAGGGCGTCTCGCCCGAGAGCCTGCTCGACACCTACCATTCCGAGCGTCATCCCGTCGCCGCGCGAGTGCTGCGCAACACCATGGCGCAGATCGCCCTGCTCCGCCGCGGCGACGACGGCCTCAAGGCCGCGCGCGACAGCGTCGCCGAGCTGCTCGCCCTGGACGCGCCGCGACAGCGCTTCGGCGCGATGATGAGCGGGCTCGACATCCGCTACGATCTCGGCGAAGGCCACGCGCTGCTCGGCCGCCGCATGCCCGATCTCGATGTGATGGTCGAAGGACAGAAGCTAAAACTGTTCACGCTGCTGCATGGCGCGCGGGGCGTGCTGCTCAATTTCGGCAAGGCCGGCAGCATCGACGTCACACCCTGGGCCGATCGCATCGGCATCGTCGACGCCGCCTGTGACGAGGCATGGGCGCTTCCGGCCATCGGCGATGTCGCTGCGCCAGGCGCCGTGCTGGTGCGCCCCGACGGCCACGTGGCATGGGTGGGCGACGAGAGCCAACACGGACTTGAGGATGCGCTGACGCGGTGGTTCGGACCCGCTGCAGCCTAG
- the rocF gene encoding arginase, whose protein sequence is MTDRTVTDRPRRIALLGAPIDMGASQRGTLMGPAALRTAGLATLLESLDFEVVDYGDLSVSEVRDLSDRPPEKANHYREIQRWTRLLSRKGHEIAKTGALPIFLGGDHTLSMGSVNAMARHWQERGRELFVLWLDAHADYNTPETTITANMHGMSAAFLCGEPGLDGLLGDDPRASIDPDRLDLFGARSIDKLEKELMRTRRIRVVDMRQIDEFGVAVLIRRVIERVKASNGVLHVSFDVDFLDPCVAPGVGTTVPGGATYREAHLIMELLHDSGVVGSVDIVELNPFLDERGRTARTAVELIGSLFGQQIADRPTPSNAIAPGE, encoded by the coding sequence GTGACCGATCGGACCGTGACGGATCGACCCCGGCGCATCGCCTTGCTCGGCGCGCCCATCGACATGGGAGCTTCGCAGCGCGGCACCTTGATGGGCCCCGCGGCGCTGCGCACCGCCGGTCTTGCAACACTTCTGGAGAGCCTCGACTTCGAGGTCGTCGACTACGGCGATCTCTCGGTCTCCGAGGTCAGGGATCTCTCGGACCGGCCGCCGGAGAAGGCCAATCACTACCGCGAGATCCAGCGCTGGACGCGCCTGCTGAGCCGCAAAGGGCATGAGATCGCCAAGACCGGTGCGCTGCCGATCTTCCTCGGCGGCGACCATACGCTGTCGATGGGGTCGGTGAACGCGATGGCGCGCCACTGGCAGGAGCGCGGACGCGAGCTGTTCGTGCTCTGGCTCGATGCCCATGCCGACTACAATACGCCGGAGACGACAATCACCGCCAACATGCACGGCATGTCGGCGGCGTTCCTGTGCGGCGAACCCGGCCTCGACGGCCTGCTCGGCGATGATCCGCGCGCCTCGATCGATCCCGACAGGCTCGACCTGTTCGGGGCGCGTTCGATCGACAAGCTCGAAAAGGAGCTGATGCGCACGCGCCGGATCAGGGTCGTCGACATGCGCCAGATCGACGAGTTCGGCGTCGCCGTGCTGATCCGGCGCGTCATCGAGCGGGTCAAGGCGAGCAATGGGGTGCTGCATGTCAGCTTCGATGTCGATTTCCTCGATCCGTGCGTGGCGCCGGGCGTTGGCACCACGGTGCCGGGCGGGGCGACCTATCGCGAGGCGCATCTCATCATGGAGCTGCTGCACGATTCCGGCGTGGTGGGGTCGGTCGACATCGTCGAGCTCAATCCGTTCCTGGACGAGCGCGGTCGAACCGCGCGCACGGCCGTCGAGTTGATCGGCAGCCTGTTCGGCCAGCAGATCGCCGACCGGCCGACGCCGAGCAACGCGATCGCGCCGGGCGAGTGA
- a CDS encoding CsbD family protein: MDREHVKGAADKAKGAIKEGAGKLTGDKDMEAEGKIDKAKGAAHNAAGDVKDAARDAADALKK, from the coding sequence ATGGACCGTGAACACGTTAAAGGCGCGGCCGACAAGGCCAAGGGCGCAATCAAAGAGGGCGCCGGTAAGCTTACTGGCGACAAAGATATGGAGGCCGAAGGCAAGATCGATAAAGCTAAAGGGGCCGCCCACAACGCGGCGGGCGACGTGAAGGATGCAGCACGGGATGCCGCTGACGCCTTGAAAAAATAG
- a CDS encoding DUF4261 domain-containing protein: MSKSFLALVLLESPATPDMVALAAAIRARDPELPMEVEGGGEEGARQGSPLIRCGNELVAVMSMPAPIPEDPGLWSRASTIWPQAKAVAARHRGHLIVSVLGQNQQAVPTARLTTAVIGALIATMPQCCAVVWNGKVARSADLWLDLSSRSFAPYPDYPVSLWIDILPFRSESGIGAVTMGLSAFSEREIQFETHKLPLPTLVSKVDGLAVYLVEHGPVVKNGDTFGGSARERFTVRHKNSDQFGGMPVFFCSDDLV, translated from the coding sequence ATGAGTAAGTCTTTTCTCGCCCTGGTCTTGTTGGAATCTCCCGCAACGCCCGACATGGTCGCGCTCGCCGCGGCTATCCGCGCGCGAGATCCCGAACTGCCGATGGAGGTGGAAGGAGGCGGCGAGGAAGGAGCTCGCCAGGGTTCGCCGCTCATTCGTTGCGGCAACGAACTTGTGGCGGTGATGTCGATGCCGGCACCCATTCCGGAGGATCCCGGCCTGTGGTCGCGCGCGTCCACGATATGGCCGCAGGCCAAGGCGGTCGCGGCGCGCCACCGGGGGCATCTGATCGTTTCGGTGCTCGGCCAAAACCAGCAAGCAGTGCCGACCGCTCGTCTGACGACGGCCGTCATCGGCGCGTTGATCGCGACCATGCCGCAATGTTGCGCCGTGGTCTGGAATGGCAAGGTCGCACGATCCGCGGATCTTTGGCTGGACTTGTCCAGCCGATCGTTTGCGCCATACCCCGACTATCCCGTCTCGCTGTGGATCGACATACTCCCGTTCCGATCAGAGTCGGGCATTGGCGCAGTGACGATGGGACTTTCGGCCTTCAGCGAACGTGAAATTCAGTTCGAGACCCACAAGCTGCCCCTTCCAACACTCGTCAGCAAGGTGGACGGTCTAGCCGTCTATCTGGTCGAGCACGGCCCTGTGGTCAAAAACGGTGACACGTTTGGCGGCAGCGCGCGCGAGCGCTTCACGGTTCGACACAAGAACTCCGATCAGTTCGGTGGCATGCCCGTGTTTTTCTGTAGCGACGATCTGGTGTGA
- the soxC gene encoding sulfite dehydrogenase produces the protein MSSTIGSDDKSAETTRRHFLRGSAVVAGGTVFGATASAAAETDNLPPNIPEWMKAPGDPTAGQPYGSPSPFEKGVVKNISKSLKQYISASSRTPLQELDGIITPNGLFYERHHGGVPTIDPAQHRLMLHGLVERPLIFTVDDLRRFPSESRIHFLECSGNPGYSKPYGKTASDLVGLVSCAEWTGVSLKLVLQEAGLKPEAKWVVAEGADAAALTRSIPIEKCLDDAMLVYSQNGERLRPQQGYPLRLFLPGFEGNMSVKWLRRLHVTAEPVYSREETSKYTDLLPDGTAREFSFYMEAKSIITRPSGGQRLNAPGFHEITGIAWSGHGKIARVEISIDDGRSWQDARLQEPVLTRALTRFRLPWRWDGRPAVIQSRAIDETGYVQPTLAELLAVRGENYFYHNNAIWPWRVAENGEVTNALA, from the coding sequence ATGAGCAGCACGATCGGCTCCGACGACAAATCCGCAGAAACGACGCGCCGCCATTTTCTACGCGGCAGTGCCGTCGTGGCGGGCGGCACCGTTTTTGGCGCGACCGCATCGGCCGCCGCTGAAACCGACAATCTTCCACCCAACATTCCCGAATGGATGAAGGCGCCGGGCGATCCGACGGCAGGCCAGCCTTATGGCTCGCCGTCACCGTTCGAGAAGGGGGTCGTCAAGAACATCTCGAAGTCTCTCAAGCAATACATCTCTGCCTCCAGCCGGACACCATTGCAGGAGCTCGATGGCATCATCACGCCGAACGGACTGTTCTACGAGCGGCATCATGGTGGGGTTCCGACCATTGATCCGGCGCAGCATCGGCTGATGCTGCATGGCCTGGTCGAGCGGCCGCTGATCTTCACCGTTGACGATCTGCGGCGCTTTCCGTCGGAGTCGCGCATTCACTTCCTCGAATGCTCCGGCAATCCCGGCTACAGCAAACCTTACGGCAAGACGGCATCGGACCTGGTCGGCCTTGTGAGTTGTGCAGAATGGACCGGCGTCAGCCTCAAGCTGGTGCTCCAGGAAGCCGGGCTGAAGCCGGAGGCCAAATGGGTCGTCGCCGAGGGTGCCGACGCGGCTGCGCTGACCCGCAGTATTCCGATCGAGAAATGCCTCGACGACGCCATGCTGGTCTACAGCCAGAACGGGGAGCGGCTGCGGCCGCAGCAGGGCTATCCGCTGCGGCTGTTCCTGCCGGGCTTCGAGGGCAATATGAGCGTGAAGTGGTTGCGTCGCCTGCATGTGACCGCGGAGCCGGTCTATTCGCGCGAGGAGACCTCGAAATACACGGATCTGTTGCCCGACGGCACCGCGCGCGAGTTTTCTTTCTACATGGAGGCGAAGTCGATCATCACGCGCCCCTCGGGCGGCCAGCGCCTGAACGCGCCCGGCTTTCACGAGATCACCGGCATCGCCTGGAGCGGGCATGGCAAGATCGCGCGCGTCGAAATATCCATCGATGACGGCAGGAGCTGGCAGGACGCGCGCTTGCAGGAGCCGGTGCTCACGCGTGCCTTGACGCGCTTCCGCTTGCCCTGGCGATGGGACGGCAGACCTGCGGTGATTCAGAGCCGTGCGATCGACGAGACCGGCTATGTGCAGCCGACGCTGGCTGAGTTGCTTGCGGTGCGCGGCGAGAATTATTTCTACCACAACAATGCGATCTGGCCCTGGCGCGTCGCTGAGAACGGCGAGGTGACCAATGCACTGGCGTGA